Within the Pseudomonas orientalis genome, the region TCAATCGGGTACACCGTGCTGATGCTCAAATAGGCACGGTGGTCGGCCTGGGTCATCAGGTGTGCACTGTCTTCGTGCAGGAACTGCGCGACCTGCTCGGTTTCCAGCAGGCCGGAGAGTTCGTGGTGCAGCAGCATCAAGCGGTCGCGCAGCTCATTGTCACTGCGCTCGGCGGCCTGCAGCACCAGGCTGCGGCCTTCCTGCAGCTCCAGGCTGACCGGCACCCCGGCTTCATGTTTCTTACGCAGCTCGTAGCAGAAGCTTGCGAAGGTATCAATCCAGGCTTCAATGCAGAATTCATGGGGCCCCTGGGTGGTGACGGTAAATGCACCTTCCCAGCCGTTGTTGCCCACATCATTCATAACCACGCTGTGCCAGTTTTCCTGCCCGAGCGGGCGCCAGCGCACCAACACCGCCAGCTTGTCATGGCCATCGGCGAACACTTTACTGGTGACATTGACCTGCTGGCCCACCACCGCCTTGACGGCAAATTCGCCGCCGTCAATCACCGGCATGGTGCTTTCAATGGCGATTCTGGGTAACAGCAGTGCCTGGGACAACGGCAATAAGGAATGTTCTGGAACCAGTGTTTCAGCAGTCATCGAGCATATTCCCCTTACGCCCAGTGGACGCTCTGTGCTTGATCCGAATTCGTAAGATGGCGGCGCACTCGCTCTGAGCAGTGCCCGTATTAGGTCCGAGCCTGGGCGCCGGGCAAAAGTTCAGGCGGATATGTCGCCACCGGGCGGGGAATCAATTCCCTCCCGTGGCTGTCCACCGATAGAGCAAAGCACAAAGGAGGCCACACCCATGACTATCCCGATCCCGGCAGAGACGCCCGACCCGAATATCGACAACCCGACCCTGCCACCCACCGAGCCTGCACCGGTTCCGGAACAGGAACCGCCGGAGAATGAGCCGCCACCGGTGCAGGAGCCGCCAACCACCATGCCGCCGGTTATCGTCAGTCCTTCTCGAAACGCTTGACGATTTTCGGCATCACGCTGAACACCACCAAGGCCAGCAACGTACTCAGGACCGCTGTCGATTCCCGACCCAAACCGGCCGAGACCCCAATCGCAGCGGTCATCCACAGCCCGGCGGCGGTGGTCAGGCCTATGACGTGGCCGGCGTCCTCATCCTTGCCCTTGATAATGGTTCCGGCCCCGAGGAAGCCGATCCCGGCAATCACGCCCTGCACCACCCGGCTCATGGCATCGGCCTGATTGCCGGACATCTGCGGCACCATCACAAACAGCGCAGCCCCCAGCGCCACCAGCATATGGGTGCGCACCCCGGCAGCCTTGCCCTTGCTCTCGCGTTCAAACCCCAGGATGCCGCCGAGGATCGCGGCCATCAGCAGGCGCACGGTAATCTGGGTGACCTGCCGGGCGTCGCCGATATCAGCAAACTCAGCCTGCAGGGTTAGCCATGCCACATGTAGCCAAGCGTCCATCAATGCCATCCTTTTTGTGATTATTGATAGACGGTGGACAGCGGCGACCGTCAGTCAGTTGCGTGGAACCTGCACTGCTCATTGGCTCCTAAATGATCAGAGCCCATGAAAAGGAGACCGGTATGCCTATCCGTATCGACAATCAACTGTGCTATTTCACGCTGAATGACAATGGCCAGGAGCAAAGCGTGCCTGCGACCCGCGTCAATATTGTGACCGATAGCGAAAAATCCATGTCGTACGTGGAACTGGCGGCTGAACGCATCTACATCACCGAAGCCGAGGCCGATGCACTCACCGTCGCGGGTGCCCATGACGGACGCCAGCATGTGAAGGCCGACGAACCGGGTTCGGTGATTTAATCGATGCCTCTGTAGGAGCGAGCTTGCTCGCGAAAAACCTCAACGATAACGCGTGCTTCCTGCAAGAACGCGGTGCCTGTGGTTTTTTCGCGAGCAAGCTCGCTCCTACAGGGTCTCGCATCAAGGCCCATATTGCCATCTGATCCGCTTTTTAACCGCCAACCTGAGTCTGTTACGCAAACAGCGCGCCGCCCATAGTTCATCCGCCTGATGGAGGCTGATGAGCGAACGACCATGAGCGAACGAATCCCCACCGTGGAAACTTTTGTGCCCATTCACCCGAAGAAGGTGAAGGCCGCATCCCGCAATAACCTGATCCACACCCGCAGCTTCACCGGCCTCTACCGCACCTTGCG harbors:
- a CDS encoding MgtC/SapB family protein gives rise to the protein MDAWLHVAWLTLQAEFADIGDARQVTQITVRLLMAAILGGILGFERESKGKAAGVRTHMLVALGAALFVMVPQMSGNQADAMSRVVQGVIAGIGFLGAGTIIKGKDEDAGHVIGLTTAAGLWMTAAIGVSAGLGRESTAVLSTLLALVVFSVMPKIVKRFEKD
- a CDS encoding DUF3203 family protein; translated protein: MPIRIDNQLCYFTLNDNGQEQSVPATRVNIVTDSEKSMSYVELAAERIYITEAEADALTVAGAHDGRQHVKADEPGSVI